Proteins encoded in a region of the Bartonella taylorii genome:
- the uvrC gene encoding excinuclease ABC subunit UvrC: MILKKNTAYPQNERGKLSFLSHITWDNANQENDKKQFKATRLIQEFVKHLPHKPGVYRMVDENGDILYVGKARNLKKRVSSYAREQGHNNRIARMIRATYHMEFVVTHTETEALLLEANLIKRLHPRFNVLLRDDKSFPYIVITDDHRAPALYKHRGARTRKADYFGPFASSGAVTQTINVLQRVFLLRTCTDAVFENRTRPCLLYQIKRCSAPCTHEVNDNDYRELVRGAKAFLSGKSQYVKNDMVQAMHKAAENLDFEQAATYRDRLSALSHIQSHQGINPQTIKEADVFAVAQRGGVTCIQVFFFRMGQNWGNRAYFPKADPSFSSGEILASFLSQFYDDKPLPKLILLSESIEEKALLAEAFSLKANRKVLLSLPKQGERKTLVNHAHINAHEALGRKLAETATHTKLLQGLAEIFQLPRTPCRIEVYDNSHIMGTNAVGAMIVAGQTGFIKNQYRKFNIRSTDITPGDDFAMMKEVIKRRFSRLIKEHDLPNRRNNIKDQNDDFCPLWPDLILVDGGEGQINSVHTILSELKLDDFITVIGIAKGADRNAGRERFFIKGKTPFTLPPRDPILYFLQRLRDEAHRFAIGTHRAKRKKSVFKNPLDEIENIGPTRKRALLHHFGSAKAVAGASLEDLTKVTGISIMIAQKIHNHFNKK; the protein is encoded by the coding sequence ATGATTCTGAAAAAAAATACAGCTTATCCTCAAAATGAACGAGGAAAGCTTTCCTTTCTCTCTCATATTACATGGGATAATGCTAATCAAGAAAATGATAAAAAGCAATTCAAAGCTACCAGACTCATACAAGAGTTTGTCAAACATCTTCCGCATAAACCTGGGGTTTATCGTATGGTTGATGAGAATGGTGATATTCTCTATGTTGGCAAAGCACGTAATCTTAAAAAACGTGTTTCAAGCTACGCTCGCGAACAAGGACACAACAACCGTATTGCTCGTATGATTCGTGCTACATACCATATGGAATTTGTCGTTACTCACACAGAAACAGAAGCACTACTTTTAGAAGCCAATCTCATCAAAAGATTGCATCCACGTTTTAATGTATTACTGCGTGATGATAAAAGCTTTCCTTATATCGTTATTACTGATGATCATCGAGCACCTGCACTTTATAAACACCGAGGTGCCCGAACACGAAAAGCTGATTATTTTGGACCTTTCGCCTCCTCAGGTGCAGTTACACAAACAATTAATGTTTTACAACGCGTTTTTTTATTACGCACCTGTACCGATGCAGTTTTTGAAAACCGTACACGCCCCTGTTTGCTTTATCAAATTAAGCGCTGTTCTGCTCCCTGTACACATGAAGTCAATGACAATGATTACAGAGAGCTTGTTAGAGGAGCAAAAGCTTTTCTTTCTGGAAAAAGTCAATACGTTAAAAATGATATGGTTCAAGCTATGCATAAAGCCGCAGAAAACCTCGATTTTGAACAAGCAGCAACCTATCGTGATCGCTTATCGGCCCTCTCTCACATACAAAGCCATCAAGGTATTAATCCTCAAACGATAAAAGAAGCAGATGTATTTGCAGTTGCACAACGGGGTGGAGTAACCTGCATTCAAGTGTTCTTTTTTCGCATGGGACAAAATTGGGGAAACAGAGCCTATTTCCCTAAAGCAGATCCATCCTTTTCTAGTGGTGAAATTTTAGCAAGTTTCCTCTCCCAATTCTATGATGATAAGCCTCTTCCAAAACTTATCCTTTTATCTGAATCAATTGAAGAAAAAGCGCTTCTTGCGGAAGCGTTTAGTCTAAAAGCAAATCGTAAAGTACTTCTCTCTTTACCCAAACAAGGTGAACGCAAAACCCTTGTTAACCATGCACATATTAATGCTCATGAAGCACTTGGACGCAAGCTTGCTGAAACAGCTACACATACAAAATTACTTCAGGGGCTTGCTGAAATATTCCAGCTTCCTCGTACCCCATGTCGTATAGAAGTCTATGACAATTCTCATATTATGGGGACAAATGCAGTAGGTGCGATGATTGTTGCAGGCCAAACGGGATTTATTAAAAATCAATATCGTAAATTCAACATCCGCTCGACCGATATCACACCTGGTGACGATTTTGCTATGATGAAAGAAGTCATTAAACGAAGATTTTCACGTCTTATCAAGGAGCATGATCTGCCTAATAGACGTAATAACATAAAAGATCAAAACGATGATTTTTGTCCTCTTTGGCCTGATCTTATATTAGTCGATGGTGGAGAAGGACAAATAAACAGTGTGCATACAATATTATCTGAATTAAAATTAGACGATTTTATCACGGTTATTGGGATAGCTAAAGGCGCTGACCGTAACGCGGGACGTGAACGGTTTTTTATAAAGGGTAAAACACCCTTTACACTCCCTCCACGTGATCCTATCCTTTATTTTTTGCAACGTCTACGCGATGAAGCGCACCGCTTTGCAATTGGAACACATAGAGCAAAACGAAAAAAATCAGTGTTTAAAAATCCGCTTGATGAAATAGAAAATATCGGTCCAACAAGAAAGCGTGCATTGCTTCATCATTTTGGAAGTGCAAAAGCTGTCGCTGGGGCTTCACTCGAAGATTTAACAAAAGTCACAGGCATTTCTATTATGATTGCACAAAAAATTCATAATCATTTTAATAAAAAATAA
- the tatA gene encoding twin-arginine translocase TatA/TatE family subunit has product MGNIFSPTHLIVILLIVLVLFGCGKVSELMGDVAKGIKAFKKNIKEEEDSVEDKLEMVDCSKTIDVKPQQIEPLSAKRAATRRKASSSFKGGKASVAKKQRAK; this is encoded by the coding sequence ATGGGTAATATTTTTTCACCAACGCATTTAATTGTCATTTTATTGATTGTCCTTGTTCTTTTCGGGTGTGGTAAGGTTTCTGAATTAATGGGTGATGTTGCTAAAGGGATTAAAGCTTTCAAGAAGAATATAAAGGAAGAAGAGGACAGTGTTGAGGATAAGCTTGAAATGGTTGATTGTTCCAAAACAATTGATGTTAAGCCTCAACAGATTGAGCCATTATCAGCCAAGCGTGCAGCAACGCGTAGAAAAGCTTCTTCCTCTTTTAAAGGTGGTAAGGCATCTGTGGCTAAAAAACAGCGTGCAAAGTAA
- the ndk gene encoding nucleoside-diphosphate kinase translates to MAVERTFSMIKPDATRRNLTGAITKMLEEAGLRVVASKRVWMSRREAERFYAVHRERPFFSELVDFMSSGPTIVQVLEGENAIAKNREVMGATNPMDAQEGTIRKVHALSIGENSVHGSDSAETAKIEISFWFSEMEIVG, encoded by the coding sequence ATGGCTGTAGAACGTACTTTTTCGATGATTAAACCGGATGCAACGCGTCGTAATTTGACAGGAGCAATTACAAAAATGCTTGAAGAAGCGGGGCTGCGTGTTGTTGCGTCTAAACGTGTGTGGATGAGTCGGCGTGAAGCTGAAAGATTTTATGCAGTTCATAGGGAACGCCCATTTTTTAGCGAATTGGTTGATTTTATGTCTTCTGGTCCAACAATTGTACAGGTTTTAGAAGGCGAAAATGCAATAGCTAAAAACCGTGAAGTGATGGGCGCTACGAATCCTATGGATGCACAGGAAGGGACAATCCGTAAAGTCCATGCGTTGTCGATTGGTGAAAATTCTGTCCATGGTTCAGATAGCGCTGAAACTGCAAAAATAGAAATTTCTTTTTGGTTTTCTGAAATGGAAATTGTTGGTTAA
- a CDS encoding 23S rRNA (adenine(2030)-N(6))-methyltransferase RlmJ, with amino-acid sequence MNYRHIYHAGNFADVFKHIIVTRIVEYLKRKEKAFRVIDTHAGIGIYDLSSLEAHKTEEWREGVQRLFSAPIPENLKALLCPWYDIIDALNEEKKEIVFYPGSPVLIRKLLRKQDRLTAIELHDEDYHILAKNFAGDYQTKVLHLDGWLSLNAHLPPKEKRGFILVDPPFEKPGEFSRLIEGLIKAYRRFPRGVYALWYPVKYDKDIENFLQALYQTGIPKILQLEMRIRKSSIPPTMNGSGMILINPPYLLEEEMKKLSSFLINRLGQDKNARVINKWLQKEHPLC; translated from the coding sequence ATGAATTATCGGCATATTTATCATGCTGGCAATTTTGCTGATGTTTTTAAACACATTATTGTCACCCGCATTGTAGAATACCTTAAACGCAAAGAAAAAGCTTTTCGCGTTATAGATACACATGCTGGAATCGGCATTTATGATCTCTCTTCTTTAGAAGCACATAAAACGGAAGAGTGGCGCGAAGGCGTCCAACGGCTTTTTTCAGCTCCTATCCCAGAAAATTTAAAAGCACTCCTTTGTCCATGGTATGATATTATTGATGCTCTCAACGAGGAGAAAAAAGAAATCGTATTCTATCCTGGCTCTCCTGTTCTTATTCGTAAATTATTGCGTAAACAAGATCGACTAACAGCAATTGAATTACACGATGAAGACTATCACATTTTAGCAAAAAATTTTGCCGGTGATTATCAAACAAAAGTTCTGCATTTGGATGGTTGGCTTTCTTTAAATGCGCATTTGCCACCAAAGGAAAAACGTGGATTTATTCTCGTTGACCCTCCCTTTGAAAAACCTGGTGAATTTTCCCGCCTTATTGAAGGACTGATCAAAGCGTATCGTCGTTTCCCTAGAGGAGTTTATGCTTTATGGTATCCTGTTAAATATGACAAAGACATTGAGAATTTTCTTCAGGCACTTTATCAAACAGGAATTCCCAAAATTCTACAACTCGAAATGCGTATTCGAAAAAGTTCAATACCACCTACAATGAATGGAAGTGGTATGATTCTTATCAATCCCCCCTATCTTCTGGAAGAAGAAATGAAAAAACTTAGCTCCTTTCTTATAAACCGTCTTGGACAAGACAAAAATGCAAGGGTGATTAATAAATGGCTCCAGAAAGAACATCCATTATGTTAG
- the pgsA gene encoding CDP-diacylglycerol--glycerol-3-phosphate 3-phosphatidyltransferase, which produces MKNHTFSFPNILTYARIIAVPMVVACFFLEGRLQSSDIARWIAVSIFVVASITDFLDGYLARIWEQTSNIGRMLDPIADKLLVSACLLLLAADSTIAGWTLWAAIIILCREILVSGLREYLAELKVSVPVSRFAKWKTFVQMIAIVFLLAGPAGNKVFPYTVEFGITMLWIAALLTLWTGWDYFRAGLKHVIT; this is translated from the coding sequence ATGAAAAATCATACTTTTTCTTTTCCAAATATTCTTACTTATGCACGGATCATTGCGGTGCCAATGGTTGTTGCATGCTTTTTTTTAGAAGGACGACTACAATCAAGCGATATTGCACGTTGGATCGCCGTTTCTATTTTTGTTGTTGCATCTATTACTGACTTTCTTGATGGTTACCTTGCTCGTATTTGGGAACAAACATCTAATATTGGTCGCATGTTAGATCCCATTGCAGATAAGCTTCTCGTATCTGCCTGTTTGCTCTTGCTTGCCGCAGACAGTACCATTGCTGGCTGGACATTATGGGCAGCTATTATCATTCTTTGTCGGGAAATTCTTGTATCGGGATTACGTGAATACTTAGCTGAATTAAAAGTCAGTGTTCCTGTTTCTCGTTTTGCAAAATGGAAAACTTTTGTACAAATGATAGCGATCGTTTTTCTCTTAGCGGGACCGGCTGGTAATAAAGTTTTCCCTTACACAGTGGAATTTGGCATCACCATGCTGTGGATTGCCGCTCTCCTTACATTGTGGACAGGATGGGATTATTTCCGTGCAGGCTTAAAACATGTCATTACATGA